The genomic DNA CTCAACACCAATCAGATTTCATGccaaaatcttttattttttattttttcatcaagAACTAGAGTAAAAAAAAAAGCTCAAATAGCAAGGGGAATATTATATCTATCTGGGTCAACCCGGTAATTATCCAAAGATTATCGATTTTGCCGGccattattaaattattgttatttcaaataattagtGAAATATATCtcaactttaataaattaaatataaattatatcttaccttttttttttctccagtttcttaattattttctagttaCTTTTTGTTTCTTTGTTGTCGCGGCCTTCTAGTACGTCAAAATAAGACAATTGtggttttgtttgatttgattttctcttatttgaataagtaactttatcatatatatttttaagactTTCATAAAATGTGTATGTCATAAGTGCAAATCTTgctaacattttaaattttaaaaagtatatttatttattttttttaaataatgaaaaaggacagataattgatatataaattgatgagtgaataaaagtattttatttatttatttaatgtctTACAGTTTGTAAAATTAAAAGTCTGGATAACTTGATACATTGATGGTTACTTTTatggttttatatttattttttaattgaagaaGCTATAGGACTCCCCAAATCATAATCcctacttaattaaaaaaataatcattattgagaatgaaatcataatattttgtctaTTAGTCTTTATGCACAATTTCTTTACTTGAGTTTGATActcaattcattattatttgtaCAATGCTACAATACATGAATATGAAAACTTTATAagtattaatataaacaaataaataaataggctAGTTTATATCAATGTTATTAAGAGAGACTCATCAAAGTTGCTCtacaatttttaattctttttatttaaaattgtgaaTAAAAGGAGTGAGAATGAAGAtgaattttgtcattttttaaaattaaataaataattaattaattaaattaaaaaaaatttataaaattaacaggTAATTTCACATTTTACTCGTGAAATAGAATTTGTGACTTTTAATCTCTTAAGAATTATTCTTATTACTTAAATTATCTTAGTGATATTTAGTGATATTGGAATGTGTTATACATGtgagattaattaatatgttatacCAAATCTTTCGTTTAGAtgtcttttaaaatatttaattttaattaacactaatgcattttaaaaaaataatttgttttcttcacAAGCTAATGAACCTAAATTATTGAAAAGCAACAATCATTAACACAATAaggaaaaaataagttaaaatagaaGCCACTCAACCAGCTCCtttgaaagatttttttataaactcaaTTATCAAAACAATCAATATCTCTCatgattaaaaatgattttttacaATTAATCTTTACTAAGTAGACACTTTTGTCTATTTGAAGACTCTCTTATTGGATTGCTTACACAATTTTGTATGTTATCTAGCttagatattaattttttcacatAAACACCTTAAACTAAActtgaagtaaaaaaaaaaaaaaaatcttatacttGTAACAAGGTTTTTCTAtcagaaatgtttttttttttaatatgtattaagaatgctaattataataataaccaCGATTTTAATTGGCCTGCTGCTATGTtgtctctatatatatatatatagtttgggTCATGAAACAtgatatcttattttaattttctctctcttaccCACGCGACATATACCTAGTCGAAGACTTACTTTCACTACACCTTCGCTGAGTTATTTCGATGCTACTCATACAGAGAGTGCTTGTATTCCACACTTATACACAAAAGTGAAACAATATCCTCCCCATTTGTTGACTTTTTCTATCTATACATGTGGCGGTACCTTAATGGATACAAACCTGTATGGATAGTATCGAACTAACCCCTTCGCTGAGTTTATAGTTTCTCTAATAAGAGTTAGTTCGATGATACTCATACAGGTAATGTACTAATTCATTAAGAAAATGACACATATacaaatagaaaaaaatcaacaaataaagagaatgaaataaagaaaatgatgtTTCAAGTTTGTATATTGGTGTCACTTAATGAATAGAAcacataattattattgtatagGTACCATCAAATTAactctctaattatatatatatatatatattattatttttatatttgaaaaaaaagaaacagtTGTCAAGTAGGGCACTGTGATCGGAAAATACTAACCGTTGGATGGAGCATCTATATAGAAACCCTTACGGGTAATCTCCCTCCCCCATTGTTTGTAGTCTTGTGTATATATCCATTGGTAAACttcacctcctccaccttctttctttctttctttctttctttctttgctATAGGTGAAAACGTGTATACCAACATTCTGCTTCGGTTCACCTACTTTATCTCTTCTGACCCCCTCCCTCATCTGCGAAGACTTCCATTTCCTCGTACAACTCTCTCGTGGGTTCCACTCCGACCCTTCTCTGTCGCCACTATTTCTTCCCCATTGCGACTCTACTATCTCCATTACTTACCCAGAAACACCCACGAATTTTGATGATTCTGGGTTATCTGCCCCTCTCTTTCCCTGCATTGCAAACTTTCAGACTGGTACCGTAAATGGCTCTAAAGGCTGCTCCAATCTGGGTCTCCGTTAATCGCTCTCGTCTACAATTCGACGCTACAGATTTCGGCTCTAAGCGTTCTTCCCGCCGCTTCACTGTTAGATTCGGTCTAGAAAAATATGGGAAATGGGAGTGTTGTGGCTCACTGGCTCAGAGGGCCACGATCCCTGTTGAAAACGAGGAACAGGTCAAGCCTGGATTAGGCACAATTTGTGAAGATGATGAGACCCAGATTACTGAAACCAAAGGGTTTCATAAGGATCTCAATTCCCTCCCAAGTGAGTTTGCCATTCCCTTTAACagtaattttagttatttttgatTTCTCTCAAATTATTGTTTACTTACTTCTCTGTGTATTAGTAGTGGTTGATTGATTTAACTTCAATGCGTAATGGTTAACATGAATCATTCTACATATAGTCAAAGAATAGTTGTTTTAACTTGTATGTCTGTTTAGGTAACTCAATGATGGCATATGATGCCGAATTCAGAGTGATTATGATTCTCCACTAGGAGCTTTTTTCAATTTGGGTTCCAATACTTAAGGTTATGTTTGGttcattggaattggaattggggGTTCCCATCCCAaagtctttatttttatttgttggaTGACTTAAATAATAGATTTGCAAATTGAATGTATGTATATGTTTAATTCAAGTTTCAATTCCACCATTTCCACTTGGGAATGTTATCAATGATTTATCCAAACATATGAATTGAATGTTAATTCGTATAGTACTGTAGTCAGTTATAATATCAATTCTCCTTGTCTAAACACAGCCTAAGGGATTTCAGGATTACTGTGGCCTATCACCAGTTTTATCAGGAACAATTATGTTGGCAGCTTTCGAATCCTATTCATTGTTTACATGAAAAATTGCAGGACCTTTATCTGCAGCTGATCTTACTCCACAAGCTAGTGATGGCTTGAAAGTGCGAGTTGCTTATCAAGTACTGAATTTGCTCCACTCTAGaaactatacatatatatgtatattttattgtattattgtGATATTAAGGTAAGATGAAATTGCAGGGAGTTCCAGGCGCCTATAGTGAAGCAGCTGCAATTAAAGCTTACCCAAAATGTGAGACTGTCCCATGTGATCAGTTTGAGGCTGCATTCAAGgttcaaataacaaatatctagtttcaaaattaacatcttattctttaattttctaaatctAGTAAACCATCTCTTTTGGCAGGCGGTTGAATTGTGGTTAGTGGACAAAGCAGTGCTACCTATTGAGAATTCAGTTGGTGGAAGCATCCATCGTAACTATGATCTACTTCTTCGACATAGACTACACATTGTAGGAGAAGTGCAGCTGGTTATTAATCATTGTCTCCTAGCATTGCCTGGCGTTAGAAAAGAGGAGCTAAAGCGTGTATTTAGCCATCCTCAGGTATCATATGCGTAAAAATCtatataagaaaaatgattaacATATAGTAGTAACAAGCAGAAAAATCTCACATTTTGTTATTACAGTTTCATTTCTGAGAAGATGGTTTTTGTTCTTATCTCTTTAGGCACTTGCTCAATGCGAGATGACCTTGACCAAGCTTGGAATTGTCAGAGTAAATCACGACGATACTGCTGGTGCTGCTCAGGTAATGTTGGAAGTCGTTCTTTATTTCTCGTGGCTTACCAATAACCGTGTTAGCATTCAatgtttcttattttatttttgtttggacAGGCTGTGGCTGCCAATGGCCAAAGAGATACTGGAGCGGTTGCAAGTGCTAGAGCTGCAGAGATTTATGGACTTGACATTGTTGCGCAAAGAATACAAGTAGGAGCGACAAATTGACAACTAGGTTTCCACTTTTCTTGAATTCAAGAAAGTCCTTAGATGGAtgtggaatttttttttatagtaacaGAATTAGGTTTCTATATTCATCGAGATCATATATTTTGTCTTCTTCACTCGTccagtttaaatattttttttcttttttctgaataatgttttgatttgttttggCATTGTTGCATTGACATGGCAGGATAATTCTGAAAATGTAACCCGCTTCTTGATACTAGCAAGAGAACCTATAATTCCGGGCACTGACAAGGCATATAAGGTAGGTAGTCTTAATGTTTGCGGTTCAATTTAGAGGGAAACTAATAGTGTTTTTATTTCTGTTATGTATGTATATAGACTAGCATTGTTTTCACTCTAGATGAAGGCCCTGGAATACTATTCAAAGCATTGGCAGTGTTTGCTCTAAGAAACATTAACTTGACCAAGGTGTGTGTATAAAATGAAGATATATTGTTGTTATTcctgaataaaaaataaaggtcTTTTCATATTATATTGTAGATTGAGAGCCGGCCCCAAAGGAAACGTCCACTGAGGGTTGTTGATGACACTAACAGAGGAAGTGCAAAGTGAGTgaaataataatactttaaaaaCGGATGGCTCCCattgaaaagaaagaaacttCACTTAACATATCTATATATCTTATTCTTATGGGTTATGATTGGCACAGGTATTTTGATTATCTATTCTACATAGATTTTGAAGCTTCCATGGCAGATCCTCGTGCACAAAATGCTCTAGGACATCTTCAGGTTTGTCGACCCTATTTTGAAGATCTATGTCACAGTCACAATCCCATTAGAAAATCTTAAACTTTATAATGGAAAGTGATTTTCTCTTTTTTGGCTGAAATAAGATTTTTGTAAGATCATGATcacccatttggaaacacttttatGAACCTGGATTTGGATCTAACTCCCcctcaataaaattttcaatttgagtctaactaaattattttttttcaatagtgATATATGTGAAACAGGaaataaacttatttgaaaacataattattttgcCCAAGTATCTCATCTAGATCCAAGAAAGTATTTTCAAATGGGCCTAGAGTGTACTTTTTGTtgctttatttattatacaaattattttatatgataagaTCTAAACTATAgaggattttttatttatttttaatttagagatAATTGTGCTTTTTGAAATGTAGATTTTTTGCATAATAATTATCAAcatgaaataaatgttataatgtCTATCTGACTTTGAACTCACAAAAACTAAGCATCATCCCTCTTGTTCAATCTGTCTGGTTATGGGTGGAGAGTTTAAAGAGTTAATAATTTAACGAtgatatgtatataatataatatatactcaGGAGTTTGCAAGATTTCTTAGGGTTCTTGGAAGTTACCCAATGGATACAAGTTTATGAAGAAAACGAAACTTCATCGTACTCTTTGGCTGGTGGCTTCATCACCATGGGATTCCTTCTGCTTTTCCATCTACTACACATTGGGCTGCTGTTTACTGTTGTGTTGCAGaagaagaatatttttttttctcagatCTCTCTCTGtctagtatttatttattatacagaTTACAGATGaactatttttttgtttgtattttgtATTTGTATACAGAAGTTTGTCTTCATTGTTGCATCTAGTGCTTTTTccaattacaataataataacaataatattaaactttattttcCAGGATTAAAATACAGATTCACTTCAAATCCTTTTAAATGCAATCCATTTGTAGCTCATGTTTCCTCATAAGTTTTATtggtaaaaaaaagtaaaagttaAAATGGTAAATGCCAGTGTAATTTGCATTGCCTATCTGCCCTTTAAGAACTGTCACCAAACcaaccaaacaaggccttaggtCTTAAACGAGAAGCGGGGTGAGTCACAGTCCATGGAATAATAATGTCACCACCtctgtttctttctttctttcttttatataaatacatatacaCCCTCTACTCTACTcccattctttctttctttctatctATACAGAGAGAAAAGCAGCAAGAATGGTGGGGGAAAAGACGAATACGGGCTTctcttttttcatttcttccgtatttcttcttcttcttctccatgtCGTTATTGCAGATAACCCTTACAGGTACTACACATGGAAGGTCACCTATGGTGACATTTATCCTCTTGGAGTGAAGCAACAggttctttctctttctctatcTCTTTCCTCATTATTACTCTCAAATGAAATCTGTTTGTTATTTAATGATATGGGTGTGTGAATGAAATTTCGCAGGGAATTCTAATAAATGGTCAGTTCCCAGGGCCTCAGATCGATTGCATAACTAATGATAACTTGATTATCAGCGTTTATAATTACCTTAATGAGCCATTTCTCATCTCTTGGTTAGTCTCTCTTTCTTGCAAGATCTACTATTTTTCATTCTTCTAAGTAGTATGTATTGAGCTCAGTGAAAGTCACATGCCCATTTGGATCTCTGTCTGACCCGCATTTAATTAAGAcaactcatattttatattttaggggAAAGAGTTTTGTTTTTTAGTTTCCAAGCTTTTGCCCAAGATCCAAAAAACCCcacttgtatttattattaattattactttccatttccatttcccGCGGTTTCCCGACAACTGATGCAGTGATACGgagattttagattatttattatttaaaacaaatgttGCTTTGGTTCTTGTGTTAGGAATGGTATTCAACAAAGGAGGAATTCATGGCAAGATGGGGTCTCAGGGACGACATGTCCTATCCCGCCGGGAAAGAACTTTACTTACGCCATGCAAGCAAAAGACCAGATTGGAAGTTACTTTTACTACCCATCTATGGGACTTCACAAGGCTGCCGGCGGTTATGGAGGAATCCGTGTTTACAGCCGCCCTCTAATTCCTGTCCCCTTCTTTCCTCCTGCTCGGGATTTTACTGTCTTGGCCGGAGACTGGTACAAGAGAAGTCACGCGGTTAGCTagtcttcttttcttttcttttcatttctttttttcatgttcatcatcactaaagtTTTGCTTCTGCTACAGAATCTGAAACTGATCTTGGACGCCGGTCATAACCTTCCTTCTCCCGATGGTCTTATAATAAATGGTCGTGGCTGGAATGGGTACACCTTCATTGTTGATCAAGGTCAGTTCTTTTTTCACATCAAAATAATCTAAAGTTCTTTCATTATCTAAAACTAAAAAGCAGTATACGATTTGCAGGCAAGACGTACAGATTCAGAATATCCAACGTTGGGATCGCTACATCCATAAACTTCAGAATACAAGGTCACTCTATGAAGCTGGTAGAGGTTGAAGGTTCCCATACGGTTCAATCCACGTATTCCTCACTCGACATTCATCTGGGTCAGTCCTACTCTGTTTTGGTCACCGCCGATCAACCTCCCGCTGACTATTACGTCGTCGTTTCTTCCCGCTTCACTTCCCAAGTCCTCACCACCACCGCAGTTCTTCATTACAGTAACTCCTTCACCAAAGTCTCCGGCCCTCCTCCAGGAGGACCCACAACCGAAATCGGTTGGTCCTTAAATCAAGCTAAATCTATAAGGTAATGTCTTTCCTTCcgttttatttattaacagAGTTCAGATTTTTTCtcatattctttttcttttggacACAGATGGAATCTAACTGCTAGCGGGCCAAGGCCAAACCCACAAGGATCTTACCATTACGGTTTAATCAAAACATCGCGGACAGTAATTCTTGCCAACTCTGCCCCTGTTATCAACGGGAAACAGAGATATGCAGTCAACAGTGTGTCATACATTCCGGGCGACACTCCTGTGAAGCTGGCTGACTTTTTCAAGATTGGAGGAGTTTTCAGGCTGGGAAGCATTCCGGACAGGCCAACATGGGGGAACGCTTATCTTGACACGTCGGTTATGGATACTAATTTCCGATCTTTCATTGAAATTGTTTTTCAGAACTGGGAGAACACTGTCCAATCTTGGCACATTGATGGTTACTCTTTCTTTGTAGTTGGGTAAGTAAACTAAGCATTTTTTTGTTatccaataaaaaaacattcaaatctTTAACAAATGTTTTGTTGGGGGCAGGATGGATGGAGGGCAATGGACTGAAGCAAGTAGAAGGACCTACAATCTGAAAGATACAGTAGCTAGATGCACGGTTCAGGTATACCCGAAGGCGTGGACTGCAATATACATGTCTTTGGATAACGTGGGAATGTGGAACGTTAGGTCGGAGGAGTGGGCGAGACAATACCTTGGACAACAGTTCTATCTTAGGGTTTACACGTCCTCAAATTCGTTTAGAGACGAACTTCCCATTCCTAGGAATGCACTTCTATGTGGTCGTGCCTCGGGTCATCGCACTCGACCTTTCTAAGTGTTCAAGTTTGAAATTCCGTGTGTCACGAATGGGTGACTTTGGAATTAAGAAAATTGAGATTATTAGGCTGCCTTCAATTGATTCTGGTTCTTGTTTCTTATTGTCACTTTATTCTAATGGAGAAGGAATTTGTTCAAAGAAGTGTTGAACAATCAATGACCATTGATTGGAGGTGTTGTTTTAGAGCCCTCCAAATCAATTTTTCACAACTTGTTTGTGTCTtgtctttttctcttttattattgGGATCAAAATTGCAGCATATTAATAGTactgattaaattttaaaataactataaataaaaattgaaaaattcaaTTCCATGCGATTTAATCAAAGTTTTACGAcatgaaaacataattatttcGTGATGTCTTTGTCTTAGGGAAATAGATTTATCGTTTGCTATGATTGATTGAGCTTAGGGAACCACCAAtagaaagagaataaaaaattatacatttaggATCACATACAATCAATTATTAACTTACACTTCTTTTATTAATACACGGAAATTTTTGACATTTAAGTCTTGGTAACTATTCTTGGTATTTAAACTAGTATCTTGTTAGAGTCAATACTAGTTCATTCTATATTTAATTCatcctaaaaaaaaaagtaatgatataaaaaaacaatatatacaatattaatattgtcTAAATGTATGAATTAGTTGATGTTGAGTATTTCATTTGGTGATTCGTTAGGAATTCTAATCCGTATAAATAGTTGGGTACAATTCATATTATGTTTTGATAGACCATTTGACTTAAAAAAACGTCATTTTTAGTGATTGTATTCGACTTATGTGTATAATTCATAACGTAATTATTATGACATTATGAGATTCGCTCTAAAAAGCTCGTGGAGATTGAGTTCTTAAAGAGCTAATCTCTTTTAAAGATCTCCTacatgttaaatttttattgtgtttttgtttctcttattttttttctcttattgtctttcaatttttattattctaattcTAATGATTTGTTTAAAcaattcctaattttttttttttttcatatttcatcaataattttcaaaaataaaataaaaataaatgtatgaattaaggtaatataaatatttagctaaaaaatctgaaaatggTGTGAACCCTTGCAATCATCAGCCTTGGTGTCGATTTGGCTGAGAAACCTCATCCACCCAACTCCGTCCCCGACCAAACATGTCCTAATCTTTACACCGAAACCAAAAAACGAGCACAAAGGTATTATTACGTTATTTCTCTCTACTCAGTTTTAGATTGGTTCATCGGCTGCtgcttttataattatttggtaTTTTATCAGAATAGTGAGACCTTCAATATCCGATTTTGTCATCAATTTAAGATTACATTTTGTAGATGGGGTTTCCCCTAATTTGAATTTGCTACTCATTATTGTTGAGCATTCTGATTATTAGAATCTCATTTAGATCATTTTAAGGAAAGATGCGAGGAGGTGGTTTATGGCAACTAGGACATTCAATTACTCGTGGTCTTGCTCGAACAAAGAACCGTGCTTTACCTCATCGATGTTTTTCATCAGAAGTCGAACTCAAGAAGACAGTTTTGCATGATTTTCATGTTGCTAATGGTGGGAAAATGGTGCCTTTTGCTGGATGGAGCATGCCCGTTCAGTACAAGGACTCAATAATGGAATCTACAATAAATTGTAGAGAAAATGGTGGTTTGTTTGATTACTCATATATGTCTGGTCTTAGCTTAATGGGAAAAGATTGCATCCCATTTATTGAAAAGCTTGTGGTGGCTGATATTGCTGGACTTGCTCCTGGCACTGGCACATTTTCTGTGTTTACTAATGACAGAGGAGGAACACTTGATGATACTGTAATCACAAAGGTGAAAGACGACCATATTTATTTGGTTGTGAATGCAGGTAATTGCAGAGTCATGAATCTTGATCACATTGAGAATCACATGAATGATTTCAAGTCGAAAGGTGGTGATGTCTCTTGGAGAATTCATAACGAAAGGTCCCTCCTTGCTCTACAGGTAGTTAGTTCTCAGTctgaaatttgaattattggTTTTGACACTGAGTCATACATACTTGGTGCAGGGTCCTGTAGCGGCTACAGTTTTGCAATGTTTGACTAAAGAAGATTTGAGCAAGATTTACTATGGGCAGTTTAAGATTGTTGATATCTATGGTGCTCAATGCTTCCTGACTAGGAC from Impatiens glandulifera chromosome 9, dImpGla2.1, whole genome shotgun sequence includes the following:
- the LOC124913807 gene encoding arogenate dehydratase/prephenate dehydratase 1, chloroplastic-like, coding for MALKAAPIWVSVNRSRLQFDATDFGSKRSSRRFTVRFGLEKYGKWECCGSLAQRATIPVENEEQVKPGLGTICEDDETQITETKGFHKDLNSLPRPLSAADLTPQASDGLKVRVAYQGVPGAYSEAAAIKAYPKCETVPCDQFEAAFKAVELWLVDKAVLPIENSVGGSIHRNYDLLLRHRLHIVGEVQLVINHCLLALPGVRKEELKRVFSHPQALAQCEMTLTKLGIVRVNHDDTAGAAQAVAANGQRDTGAVASARAAEIYGLDIVAQRIQDNSENVTRFLILAREPIIPGTDKAYKTSIVFTLDEGPGILFKALAVFALRNINLTKIESRPQRKRPLRVVDDTNRGSAKYFDYLFYIDFEASMADPRAQNALGHLQEFARFLRVLGSYPMDTSL
- the LOC124913806 gene encoding L-ascorbate oxidase homolog; the encoded protein is MVGEKTNTGFSFFISSVFLLLLLHVVIADNPYRYYTWKVTYGDIYPLGVKQQGILINGQFPGPQIDCITNDNLIISVYNYLNEPFLISWNGIQQRRNSWQDGVSGTTCPIPPGKNFTYAMQAKDQIGSYFYYPSMGLHKAAGGYGGIRVYSRPLIPVPFFPPARDFTVLAGDWYKRSHANLKLILDAGHNLPSPDGLIINGRGWNGYTFIVDQGKTYRFRISNVGIATSINFRIQGHSMKLVEVEGSHTVQSTYSSLDIHLGQSYSVLVTADQPPADYYVVVSSRFTSQVLTTTAVLHYSNSFTKVSGPPPGGPTTEIGWSLNQAKSIRWNLTASGPRPNPQGSYHYGLIKTSRTVILANSAPVINGKQRYAVNSVSYIPGDTPVKLADFFKIGGVFRLGSIPDRPTWGNAYLDTSVMDTNFRSFIEIVFQNWENTVQSWHIDGYSFFVVGMDGGQWTEASRRTYNLKDTVARCTVQVYPKAWTAIYMSLDNVGMWNVRSEEWARQYLGQQFYLRVYTSSNSFRDELPIPRNALLCGRASGHRTRPF